A stretch of DNA from Enoplosus armatus isolate fEnoArm2 chromosome 15, fEnoArm2.hap1, whole genome shotgun sequence:
tctcctccagtccaGTGGAGCCGCAGAGCTGAGGAACTGGGGATTTGACTGGCAGCCGGTACACCACcaagggaggggagagaggcgGCTGGGCAGTGGGGTCGACGAGCCTGGCTGGCGCTGGGTGAATGCTGCCTGGTGAGGACAAGGGCTgaggcggcggcagcagcatcAACTTGAAAAAGGAGCATGGCATCCACAGGCATGCAGATATTTGGATTTGTCCTAGCGCTGTTGGGCATCATGGGTGCCATGGTGGCCACTCTGCTGCCCAACTGGAAGGTCAGCGCAGATGTGGGCTCCAACATCATCACAGCGATTTCCCAGATGCAGGGTCTGTGGATGGACTGCACATGGTACAGCACAGGCATGTTCAGTTGCACACTCAAGTATTCGGTGCTTTCACTACCTGCTTACTTGCAGACTGCCCGCACCACTATGGTGCTCTGCTGCGTACTGGCTGCCATGGGCCTCTGCCTTGCATCCCTGGGACTAAAATGCACACGTTGGGGAGGAGGACGGCGCTCCAAGCGGCACGCTGCGATTGCCAGTGGTGGCTGCTTTCTCACAGCAGGCTTCCTGTGTCTGGTGCCTGCTTCCTGGTTTACCAACGAGGTCATCACCAACTTCCTGGACTCCAGTGTGCCCGAGAGCAATAAGTTTGAGCCTGGGGGTGCTGTGTACGTGGCCTTTGTTTCGGCAGGATTCCTCTTCATGGGGGGGTCAATCTTCTGTATATCCTGCTCGGGCAAGAGGCATGGCCCCCAGGACCTGGTCCTGTTCCCTCCACCTGACAAAttgctgctccagcagcagcagcaacagcaacagctgctccagcagcaggagctcCAGCACCAGTactgctctctctccccattAGACAATAAGACTGGCTACAGCCTGCAGGACTATGTGTAATAAAGCAGCGCTGTGTACGCTACGGCTAAAGGGAGAGGAGCCTGAGGGGAAACCATCACGGCTTGTGCTACACACTAGGCTCCACTCcagatggaggtggagaaaaaaTGAGAAAGGAGGGCTGCAACTTTGAATTCATTTTCCTCGTCTCCTCTATCTTGCTCTTCTccccttttctgttttgcaaGCACAAGCAGTGGAGGTATTCCCTAAGCAGCGCCTTGGAACaaacagtgtgaatgtgtaagGCGCAAGGATAAGGTGCTGCAGCATCGAAGGAAGCCGCTAACCAAATGCAGACACCCTTCATCAGTAAATCACAGGAAGAGTTCCCCGGGGAATGGATTAAGCAAATAAGGAAGGCTTCtgtgtagatttttttttcctcgccAAAGGTttgaattgaaagaaaaaaaagcaatcattTAGCTGCTGTTTACAATCGTTTGGTAACCTCCCAATTAACAAAATAGGCAATATAAGGCCTGAGAGCAGTAGGTGGAAATCCTTTCATAGCAAGCCATTGTAGTTTTTCGTATACTTATCCACTAGAATGCTACGTGGAATTGATTGAAATAAATGGTAATATTTTTGTTAGCTACTAGAATGATGTTGATATTTTGCCTCTAAAGCATGCTGTGTGGAGCCTGTCTGTGTATTAATACAGCGGAATGCCTGGTAGAAGACAGAGACGTAGCCACACAATGCCTGTGCCTGAAAAGCTGTAGAAACATTACCCTGCTGTAACTGTTCAAAGAGGACTGTCAGGAGGAGTAGATGTGGGCCGCTGGGCTGGATTTGAGACAGAATATGAAGACAGTtgcctgcttctctctctgcaggtggaaatatgagagagacggagagaaagtaATAGAAAGAGATTCAATCCTTCAGCAGAGTGGACTATCTGATGTGCTGCTTATCTATTTCCATCCAGACAAAAACATACTGCCTGTAAGTAGCAGCTACCCATCCCAATCCATCTACCCATTCTTGCACGCCCTCAgacatgcacacccacacactcatgctcttgtgtgtctttgtgtacacAGTAAACACTCAGACACGCTGGCTTTTTGCATGTGCTTTTCACTCctgtcatcctcctccacactgCCATGGAAACAGATTTCGgcattaaaatatttttattgtctgGGGGTATGTGCATGTCAGTCAGTGATTTGAAGTTGTTTAGGCGGGCATCCTTTTTCTCAAGCCATGGCTCCGTAAACTTTAATCAGAGCCTCTGCTCACACTACTTTCACTAATCCCCTTTATTAGCCAGTGACATGAGGCAGCATCCCTGGTACGTGGTCTTTGCTATGGTGTCTATACCATGCAAGCAGTCTCACAGGGATGAGCAGATGTTTAATGGTGCAGTGGCAGAGAGGCAAAAACGAAGCAGAAAAGGAGAAGCTTCTCGAGTCATGGTCGACTGGGTAGCTGTGTGGCAGGCAGCTGAAAAAGGTTTGAGTCATTCTCCATATGTGACTTGTTTTCCAAATGCGTCAGCAGTGCGCATATGCTACCAGTCTTCACCTGCCGATGGTCTCTGTGTCTTAAATTGCAGCCACTTGACTATGCCGCCATTCCTTTTTCATACCTGTCACTCTcttcttttccccccaaactCCCTCTGTCCTTCTTGTGGCACGTCACATGGATGTGATCGCTGACAAGAGCAAGCTGATGCATGTTGAAAGCATGGCCgcccaacacacacgcacacataaacaaaactcCCACCCACTTACATGTCAGTAGCACTGTTACACTTTCGCAGTCATGTTCGAGAAGTGAAGGATATGGAAGGAATATTGTTTTCGTGCTAGAGGCAGGCCTTGGCAGTGATGTATAGAACTGCACATTCTCTCCTTCCTGGGGGAGAGCAGATGGCTAAGCCCAGCTCGCCACCTGCAGGCTGCTACCGGCATGCCACGGGGATCTCTGTGG
This window harbors:
- the LOC139298045 gene encoding claudin-20; this encodes MASTGMQIFGFVLALLGIMGAMVATLLPNWKVSADVGSNIITAISQMQGLWMDCTWYSTGMFSCTLKYSVLSLPAYLQTARTTMVLCCVLAAMGLCLASLGLKCTRWGGGRRSKRHAAIASGGCFLTAGFLCLVPASWFTNEVITNFLDSSVPESNKFEPGGAVYVAFVSAGFLFMGGSIFCISCSGKRHGPQDLVLFPPPDKLLLQQQQQQQQLLQQQELQHQYCSLSPLDNKTGYSLQDYV